The Mucilaginibacter terrenus genome has a segment encoding these proteins:
- a CDS encoding glycosyltransferase family 4 protein: MKIAYISTYPPRECGLATFNQNLMGAINANFPERKSLLEGGYVVALNDSEDVQAYEYPEDVKYVIRQNHQKDYIRAANYINTSTVDAVIMEHEFGIYGGESGIYVLPLINRLEKPLISILHTVLKDPSYVQRIIIREIAEQSSKIVVMSKRAVEFLTTIYDIPAEKIQIIEHGVPNLEAPENNPVKNLTPFKNHRVLLTFGLLSRNKGLETVVKALPQIVAKHPDVMYVILGNTHPGVIKNSGEEYRDYLKNLAAQLKVSQHLSFINKFVSEDELMDYLTACEVYVTPYLNEAQITSGTLSYAVGAGAAVVSTPYWHATELLDENRGRLFDFKNSEALASIVNELLDDDEALAELKQNAYNYGLHLRYPVIGSEYIKVAEEAASTHDFSDKILKNSIVDPEVLPKFNLAHVLRLTDDTGIVQHAKYGIPNLKEGYCVDDNARALIMALMAYQRNGSQEAYRLLPIYLSYIHYMQTEDGNFRNFLSFDRRYLDEVGTEDSFGRTIWALGHLISSPASNSYREFALELFHRSYPHFKALRYIRGMANTIIGIALYLQVYPSDEGMIFELKRLTQPMIDAYNNTRSDDWEWFEESMTYDNAILPLALLHSCEITGDENVRKVALTTMAFLDKLTLSNGYLSPVGNDGWYYRGGTFPTFDQQAIETMAMVLMHFQAYRIFRKPQYIEKMFLSYKWFLGENTLRAPLYDHETKGCCDGLLPDGINRNQGAESTLAYLISHLTVLKAFELEYEYNKADSANKGLITL; this comes from the coding sequence ATGAAAATTGCTTATATTTCAACCTATCCTCCCCGCGAATGCGGTCTTGCCACATTTAACCAGAACTTAATGGGTGCTATAAACGCCAACTTTCCCGAGCGTAAATCGCTGCTGGAAGGCGGCTATGTTGTAGCCCTTAACGATTCCGAAGACGTTCAGGCCTACGAATACCCTGAAGACGTGAAGTACGTTATCCGCCAAAACCACCAAAAAGATTATATCCGCGCGGCAAACTACATTAACACCAGCACAGTTGATGCAGTTATAATGGAGCACGAGTTTGGTATTTATGGCGGCGAAAGCGGCATATACGTATTGCCGCTTATCAACCGTTTGGAAAAGCCCCTGATCTCTATCCTGCATACTGTTCTTAAGGATCCCAGCTATGTGCAACGCATTATCATACGCGAGATAGCCGAGCAATCTTCTAAGATAGTGGTAATGAGCAAGCGGGCGGTTGAGTTCCTGACAACCATTTATGATATTCCTGCCGAGAAGATACAGATCATAGAACATGGCGTTCCGAATTTAGAAGCACCTGAGAACAATCCGGTTAAGAACCTTACACCATTCAAAAACCACCGTGTTTTGCTTACTTTCGGCTTGTTAAGCCGCAATAAAGGGCTGGAGACCGTTGTAAAAGCGCTTCCGCAGATAGTAGCTAAGCACCCGGATGTGATGTACGTGATATTGGGCAACACCCACCCGGGCGTTATCAAGAACTCCGGCGAGGAATACCGCGACTACCTTAAAAACCTGGCTGCACAGTTAAAGGTATCTCAGCACCTTAGTTTTATAAACAAATTTGTGAGTGAAGATGAGCTGATGGATTACCTTACCGCATGCGAGGTATACGTAACTCCTTACCTTAACGAGGCGCAGATAACCAGCGGAACATTATCTTATGCCGTTGGCGCAGGCGCTGCGGTAGTTTCTACCCCATACTGGCATGCTACCGAGCTGCTTGACGAAAACCGCGGCCGTTTATTCGACTTTAAAAACTCTGAAGCGCTGGCTTCAATTGTAAATGAGTTGCTTGATGACGACGAGGCATTGGCCGAACTAAAGCAGAATGCTTACAATTATGGCCTGCACCTGCGTTACCCGGTAATTGGGTCTGAGTACATTAAAGTAGCAGAAGAAGCTGCATCTACCCACGATTTTAGCGATAAGATATTAAAGAACAGTATTGTTGACCCTGAGGTGCTGCCTAAGTTTAACCTGGCGCATGTGCTGCGCCTTACTGATGATACGGGTATAGTACAACATGCTAAATATGGCATCCCCAACCTTAAAGAGGGCTATTGTGTAGACGACAACGCCCGTGCGCTTATCATGGCATTGATGGCGTACCAGCGTAACGGCAGCCAGGAAGCGTACCGCCTGTTGCCTATTTACCTCAGCTATATACATTACATGCAAACGGAAGACGGTAATTTCCGCAACTTCCTGAGCTTTGACAGGCGCTACCTGGATGAAGTTGGCACCGAGGACTCTTTCGGCCGTACCATTTGGGCGCTGGGTCATTTGATCAGTTCGCCGGCCAGCAACTCTTACCGAGAATTTGCGCTTGAGCTGTTCCACCGTTCTTACCCGCACTTCAAAGCACTGCGTTATATAAGGGGCATGGCTAACACCATTATTGGTATAGCGCTTTACCTGCAGGTATATCCTTCAGATGAAGGTATGATCTTCGAACTAAAACGTTTAACCCAGCCAATGATCGATGCTTATAACAATACCCGCTCTGATGATTGGGAATGGTTTGAAGAAAGCATGACCTATGATAATGCTATACTGCCGCTTGCATTGCTGCACTCCTGCGAGATAACGGGTGACGAAAATGTACGTAAAGTGGCGCTTACCACGATGGCTTTCCTTGATAAGCTTACCCTGTCTAACGGCTACCTTAGCCCGGTTGGTAACGACGGCTGGTACTACCGCGGCGGTACTTTCCCGACGTTCGACCAGCAGGCGATAGAAACGATGGCCATGGTGCTGATGCATTTCCAGGCGTACCGAATCTTCCGTAAGCCACAGTATATCGAAAAAATGTTCCTAAGCTACAAATGGTTCCTGGGCGAAAACACATTGCGTGCGCCGCTTTACGACCATGAAACAAAAGGCTGCTGCGACGGCTTACTGCCAGACGGTATAAACCGTAACCAGGGCGCTGAAAGCACATTGGCTTATTTAATATCGCACCTTACCGTGCTCAAAGCTTTTGAATTGGAGTACGAGTACAACAAGGCCGACTCAGCAAACAAAGGGCTAATAACCTTATGA
- a CDS encoding glycosyltransferase family 4 protein, which yields MKAAILAPVAWRTPPRHYGPWEQVASNIAEGLIKLGVDVTLFATGDSITAGKLEAICEQGYEEDRSQDAKVLECLHISNLMERASEFDIIHNNFDFLPLTYTGLIDTPVITTIHGFSSPRIVPVYKKYNKRGHYVSISDADRSPELEYIATVYNGLDTADFKFSPKSEDYLLYFGRLHHDKGPVEAIEIAKKANKKLIIAGIIQDENYFKERVEPHFSDQIQYIGPAGPDKRNELLGNALALLHPINFAEPFGMSVAESMLCGTPVIAFNKGSMPELIKHEKTGFLVNNVDEAVEVIDQLGSINRQECADWAKSKFSKEKMAEDYFKLYQQILG from the coding sequence ATGAAGGCTGCAATACTAGCACCCGTTGCCTGGCGCACACCGCCAAGGCATTACGGGCCGTGGGAACAGGTGGCATCAAACATTGCCGAAGGTTTAATTAAGCTTGGGGTGGATGTTACGCTTTTTGCCACCGGTGATTCTATTACTGCCGGTAAGCTGGAAGCTATATGCGAGCAAGGTTACGAAGAAGACCGCTCGCAGGACGCGAAAGTGCTGGAATGCCTGCACATCAGCAACCTGATGGAAAGGGCCAGTGAATTTGATATTATCCACAACAACTTTGACTTCCTGCCGCTTACCTATACAGGCTTAATAGATACGCCTGTAATTACCACTATTCATGGTTTTTCCTCACCGCGCATTGTACCGGTTTACAAAAAGTACAACAAGCGCGGGCACTATGTATCTATAAGTGATGCCGACCGCAGCCCCGAACTGGAGTACATAGCAACTGTTTATAACGGTTTGGATACCGCAGATTTCAAATTTAGCCCGAAATCAGAAGATTACCTGCTTTACTTCGGTCGCCTGCATCATGATAAGGGGCCGGTAGAAGCTATAGAAATAGCAAAAAAAGCAAACAAGAAATTAATAATCGCGGGAATCATACAAGACGAGAACTATTTCAAAGAGCGCGTTGAACCCCACTTTAGCGACCAGATACAATACATTGGCCCGGCAGGGCCTGACAAGCGCAACGAGCTTTTGGGAAACGCCCTTGCTTTACTGCACCCTATAAACTTTGCAGAACCATTTGGCATGAGCGTAGCCGAATCTATGCTTTGCGGCACACCTGTAATAGCGTTCAACAAAGGATCCATGCCGGAATTGATCAAACATGAAAAAACCGGTTTTTTGGTGAATAATGTAGATGAAGCAGTAGAAGTGATAGATCAGCTTGGCTCTATTAATCGTCAGGAATGTGCCGACTGGGCAAAGTCTAAATTCTCAAAAGAGAAAATGGCAGAAGATTACTTTAAGCTTTATCAGCAAATATTGGGTTAG
- a CDS encoding DUF5695 domain-containing protein produces the protein MMHNFTSQHSFICKRACVLLSVALLLSFSNQSHAQDPWKNLEKRPSTLNLEKGLLTFNTPKFRLKLAKASQTVAALEPISEKDFDYTPSGRLKQRSSNGMYHLGDINLRLKAEGETVWTRYSTAANRADVLSIQNKDPKIFAAADLSPTLPKNIPLNVKRFWENENGNIALKFVLTNTAKRNVEIGALGMPMIFNNILQGEELEQAHAKNVFYDPYIGNDAGYLQVTRLSGNGPVLLVTPLGKSPFEAYNPLLDDPTPKGIDFEGFHEWMVFSKAYAENEWKAAEQWNNPTSVILKPGQSREYGVQFTLSPSIKAIEQTLAANKRPVAVGIPGYVLPQNTEAKLFLNYVKKVKSMQVEPAGALIVTPTTAANAAYQAYLISSKQWGRARLTVTYADGLSQTINYKVIKPEAELVKDYGHFLTTKQWFDKKDDPFGRAPSAITYDYDKKQQVAQDSRVWIAGLSDEGGAGSWLGAMMKQLVQPDKTEIDKLQEFVNKTLFGNIQHANGPQKYGVKKSVFYYQPDSLPKGTYSDSLNWKTWAAWSHKDANDVGRSYNYPHVTAAHWVMYRLARNHTNLVTQQNWQWYLNNSYETAMSMVKQAPYYAQFGQMEGTVFYLLLMDLKAENWNDKAALLEKEMRARADHWHTLKYPFGSEMPWDSTGQEEVYLWSQYFGFDDKAQVTINAILGYMPTVPHWGYNGSARRYWDFLYGGKLSRIERQLHHYGSGLNAIPVLSDYRKHPDDLYLLRVGYGGQMGSVSNITQDGFGPAAFHSYPSTLKIDGLSGDYGPNFFGYAVNSATYIANDKNLGWLAFGGNLKREGGMIVTEITTASAQRVFIAPLKLWLTLDAGTFKTVSFNPATGKVLLTLNAADAYTPKAYLRIQQDAKGKRYKLNNATERGAYVIPLKETVTTVSLL, from the coding sequence ATGATGCACAACTTCACATCCCAACATTCTTTCATCTGTAAACGCGCATGCGTTCTGTTAAGCGTTGCACTGCTATTAAGCTTTAGCAACCAAAGCCATGCGCAGGATCCTTGGAAGAACCTGGAGAAAAGGCCATCTACCCTAAACCTGGAAAAAGGACTGCTAACTTTCAACACTCCTAAGTTTCGTTTAAAGCTGGCTAAAGCATCGCAGACTGTAGCAGCCCTGGAGCCCATTAGTGAAAAGGATTTTGACTACACCCCATCCGGTCGGCTTAAGCAACGCAGCAGCAACGGCATGTACCACCTGGGTGATATTAATCTGCGCCTTAAAGCAGAAGGAGAAACCGTCTGGACCAGGTATTCAACAGCTGCCAACCGAGCGGATGTGCTTTCAATTCAAAACAAAGATCCAAAAATTTTTGCTGCGGCGGACCTCTCACCTACCCTCCCCAAGAACATCCCGTTAAACGTAAAACGCTTTTGGGAAAACGAGAACGGCAACATCGCATTAAAATTTGTGCTGACGAATACCGCTAAACGCAATGTGGAAATAGGTGCGCTGGGTATGCCAATGATATTTAACAATATACTACAAGGCGAAGAACTGGAACAGGCACATGCTAAAAACGTGTTTTACGACCCATACATTGGCAATGATGCCGGCTACCTGCAGGTTACCCGACTAAGCGGGAACGGGCCGGTGTTGCTGGTTACCCCTTTGGGTAAGTCGCCATTTGAAGCGTATAACCCATTGCTTGATGACCCAACACCAAAAGGAATAGATTTTGAAGGATTTCATGAGTGGATGGTGTTCAGCAAAGCATACGCTGAGAACGAGTGGAAAGCTGCCGAGCAATGGAACAATCCGACCTCGGTGATATTAAAGCCAGGGCAAAGCCGCGAATATGGCGTGCAGTTCACGCTGTCGCCGTCTATAAAGGCGATTGAACAAACTTTAGCTGCCAACAAACGGCCGGTTGCTGTAGGTATACCGGGGTACGTGCTTCCGCAAAATACGGAGGCAAAGCTGTTTTTAAATTACGTTAAAAAAGTAAAGTCGATGCAGGTAGAACCTGCAGGTGCATTAATAGTCACACCTACCACGGCCGCAAATGCAGCGTACCAGGCCTACTTAATTAGTAGCAAGCAATGGGGACGGGCAAGGCTTACCGTCACCTATGCCGATGGCCTGAGCCAAACCATCAACTACAAAGTAATAAAGCCTGAAGCCGAACTAGTGAAAGATTACGGACACTTTTTAACAACCAAACAGTGGTTTGATAAAAAGGACGATCCTTTTGGCCGGGCACCGTCGGCTATTACTTACGACTATGATAAAAAGCAACAGGTAGCCCAGGACAGCAGGGTGTGGATAGCCGGCCTTAGCGACGAGGGCGGCGCCGGCAGCTGGCTGGGCGCAATGATGAAACAACTGGTACAGCCCGACAAAACCGAGATAGACAAACTACAGGAATTTGTAAATAAAACCTTGTTTGGCAACATACAGCATGCCAATGGTCCGCAGAAATATGGGGTTAAGAAAAGCGTGTTCTACTATCAGCCGGACTCCCTTCCAAAGGGCACCTACAGCGACAGCCTGAACTGGAAGACCTGGGCAGCATGGAGCCATAAAGATGCTAATGATGTAGGCCGGTCGTACAATTACCCGCATGTTACGGCGGCACATTGGGTTATGTACCGCCTGGCACGAAACCACACTAACCTGGTTACGCAGCAGAACTGGCAATGGTACTTAAACAATTCTTACGAAACTGCGATGTCCATGGTAAAACAAGCGCCCTATTACGCTCAGTTCGGCCAGATGGAGGGAACGGTTTTCTATTTATTGCTGATGGACCTGAAAGCTGAAAACTGGAATGACAAAGCTGCGCTGCTGGAAAAAGAGATGCGCGCCCGCGCAGATCACTGGCATACTTTGAAATACCCTTTCGGCAGCGAAATGCCCTGGGATTCTACAGGACAGGAAGAGGTTTACTTATGGTCGCAATATTTCGGTTTTGACGATAAGGCGCAGGTGACCATTAACGCCATACTGGGGTACATGCCTACGGTGCCGCATTGGGGATACAACGGCTCGGCACGCCGCTACTGGGATTTTTTATATGGAGGCAAGTTATCGCGTATAGAGCGGCAACTGCATCATTACGGCTCGGGTCTGAACGCTATACCAGTATTAAGCGACTATCGCAAACACCCGGATGATCTGTACCTGTTGCGTGTTGGCTATGGCGGACAAATGGGATCAGTATCCAACATTACACAAGATGGTTTTGGTCCGGCAGCATTTCACTCCTATCCGTCTACATTAAAGATAGATGGCCTGTCAGGAGATTACGGACCAAACTTCTTTGGCTACGCGGTAAACTCGGCAACGTACATCGCTAACGATAAAAACCTGGGTTGGCTGGCTTTTGGCGGTAACCTAAAGAGGGAGGGCGGCATGATCGTTACGGAAATTACCACTGCTTCGGCCCAGCGCGTGTTTATAGCACCACTAAAACTTTGGCTCACACTGGATGCCGGTACCTTTAAAACTGTAAGCTTTAACCCGGCAACCGGCAAAGTTTTGCTGACGCTTAACGCTGCTGATGCTTATACACCCAAAGCCTACTTGCGCATACAGCAGGATGCAAAAGGCAAGCGATACAAGTTAAACAATGCTACAGAACGCGGTGCGTATGTGATACCGCTAAAGGAGACGGTTACTACGGTGAGTTTGTTATAA
- a CDS encoding glycoside hydrolase family 130 protein: protein MRLSIERKPVRVNPDPKRVIARFFFNGNDRAKEVLQRVMSITEEVAFGIVSPLLQEYSKRHRNITRVLNRHCSKLKPLFEELGIDFDALSVNRKLLIGSYFTHEYSIESAAFFNPSIIEDPDQTELEDGQRRVIISFRAVGEGHISSITFRRAMIDKFNNITVQPAGSYIDEAEIVRNAVYNKKLFFDKAAITRIDIDIIKELEGKLDHHFEYSNLRRIILDSQKLQENDMKRLEYDKVLWLADSYYEIVFSLDTDISDRVIFPISEYERKGIEDARFVQFVDDDGASVYYATYTAYDGALIMPKLLQTTDFYNFKIMPLYGAGAQNKNLALFPRKVNGKYVMISRIDGCNNYIMYSDKINIWEKPVLLQQPKFTWEFVQIGNCGSPIETKDGWLVITHGVGPMRRYVLGASLLKLDDPGVEIGRLKEPLLIPNSDEREGYVPNVLYSCGAIIHNDKLIVPYGVSDSSTAFAEVDLDELLNKLKADGID from the coding sequence ATGAGACTTTCCATTGAACGAAAACCAGTACGAGTAAATCCGGATCCGAAGCGAGTAATAGCAAGGTTCTTTTTTAACGGTAACGACCGGGCCAAAGAAGTTTTGCAAAGGGTAATGAGTATTACAGAAGAGGTTGCGTTTGGCATTGTATCGCCGTTGTTGCAGGAGTACTCCAAGCGCCATCGTAACATTACACGTGTTTTGAACAGGCATTGCAGCAAGCTAAAGCCGCTTTTTGAAGAGCTTGGTATCGATTTCGACGCTCTTTCTGTAAACCGTAAATTGCTCATCGGTTCCTACTTTACCCATGAGTACTCTATAGAATCTGCCGCATTCTTTAATCCGTCTATTATAGAAGACCCTGACCAAACCGAATTAGAAGACGGACAGCGACGTGTAATTATCAGCTTCAGGGCTGTAGGCGAGGGGCACATATCGTCCATTACCTTCCGCCGGGCGATGATTGATAAGTTTAATAACATTACGGTACAACCTGCCGGCAGCTATATAGACGAAGCCGAGATTGTGCGTAACGCGGTGTATAACAAAAAGTTGTTTTTTGATAAGGCAGCTATCACCCGTATCGACATAGATATAATAAAAGAGCTGGAAGGTAAGCTCGACCACCATTTCGAATATTCAAACCTTCGCCGTATCATTCTCGATTCGCAAAAGCTGCAGGAGAATGATATGAAAAGGCTGGAATATGACAAGGTGCTTTGGCTGGCAGATTCCTATTACGAGATCGTATTCTCTCTCGATACTGACATTTCTGACCGGGTTATCTTCCCAATATCTGAGTACGAGCGCAAGGGTATAGAAGATGCCCGATTTGTGCAGTTTGTGGATGACGACGGCGCTTCTGTTTACTATGCCACCTATACTGCTTACGACGGCGCACTGATAATGCCAAAGTTGTTACAGACAACCGATTTCTACAACTTTAAGATCATGCCGCTTTATGGCGCCGGCGCACAGAATAAGAACCTGGCGCTCTTCCCGCGTAAAGTAAATGGTAAGTACGTGATGATCTCGCGTATAGATGGTTGCAACAACTACATCATGTACTCCGATAAGATCAACATATGGGAGAAGCCGGTATTGCTGCAGCAGCCAAAGTTTACCTGGGAGTTCGTACAGATAGGCAACTGCGGTTCGCCTATTGAGACCAAAGACGGGTGGCTCGTAATTACCCATGGTGTGGGCCCTATGCGCCGCTATGTGCTGGGTGCCAGTTTGCTTAAACTGGATGATCCGGGTGTGGAGATAGGTCGTTTAAAAGAACCTTTATTGATCCCTAATAGCGATGAGCGCGAGGGGTACGTGCCTAACGTACTGTATTCTTGTGGCGCTATCATTCATAACGATAAACTGATTGTTCCTTATGGTGTGTCCGACTCTTCCACAGCGTTTGCAGAGGTTGACCTGGACGAATTGCTAAACAAGCTTAAAGCAGACGGCATAGACTAG
- a CDS encoding DUF58 domain-containing protein, translating into MPQLNTNQEIRQLANLELLARQVVEGFITGLHQSPFHGFSVEFAEHRLYNSGESVKNIDWKLLARTDKLFVKQFEEETNLRCYLLLDTSSSMNYPEEGLSKLQFSVYAIASLMYLFKKQRDAFGLCLFSDQMDWMSPARSTSAHLFYLYAQLERAFNEPRKNTQTGIAKVLHHLAGEIHQRSMVILFSDMLENSLNTQKMQDLFAAIQHLKYKKHEVVIFNVTSRKREVDFEFDNRPHHFVDIETGEEVRVHPNKIRDSYKAQLQEYRHELQLKCAQYHIDIVDADIEDDYTHILKTYLIKRNRML; encoded by the coding sequence ATGCCTCAGTTAAACACCAACCAGGAAATACGCCAGCTGGCTAACCTTGAGCTGCTTGCCAGGCAAGTTGTTGAGGGTTTTATCACCGGCCTGCACCAAAGCCCGTTCCATGGTTTTTCTGTTGAGTTTGCCGAGCACCGCTTATATAATAGCGGCGAATCTGTAAAAAATATTGACTGGAAACTGCTGGCCCGTACAGATAAGCTTTTCGTAAAGCAGTTTGAAGAAGAGACCAACCTGCGCTGCTACCTGCTGTTGGATACCTCATCATCCATGAACTACCCTGAAGAGGGTTTGAGCAAGCTGCAATTTTCGGTGTATGCCATTGCCTCGCTGATGTATTTGTTCAAAAAGCAGCGGGATGCGTTTGGTTTGTGTTTGTTCTCGGATCAGATGGATTGGATGAGCCCTGCGCGCTCTACATCGGCGCACCTGTTTTACCTATACGCGCAGCTGGAGCGTGCCTTTAACGAACCGAGAAAGAACACACAAACAGGCATAGCTAAAGTACTGCACCATCTTGCGGGAGAGATCCACCAGCGGTCTATGGTGATCTTGTTTAGCGATATGCTGGAGAACAGCCTAAACACGCAGAAAATGCAGGACCTGTTTGCCGCCATTCAGCATCTTAAATACAAAAAGCACGAAGTAGTTATTTTCAACGTAACCAGCCGAAAACGCGAAGTTGATTTTGAGTTTGACAATCGTCCGCATCACTTCGTGGACATAGAAACCGGCGAAGAAGTGCGGGTTCACCCTAACAAGATACGCGATAGCTACAAAGCGCAATTACAGGAATACCGACACGAGCTGCAGCTAAAATGTGCGCAATACCATATTGATATTGTAGATGCAGATATTGAAGATGATTACACGCACATCCTGAAAACCTACCTGATAAAACGTAACCGCATGTTGTAA
- a CDS encoding DUF2490 domain-containing protein, producing the protein MNKKVIRLLLLITILSPVKLLAQDNQFTGWGAIFHTQKFSDKWGMSFDGQFRSADQYDYLRNILLRPAVNYYFSSNKIGALGYAYITANGRSGNVKTFRPESRIFEQFIINQKLGKGAMLQHRFRLEQRFLGNTSVSGVDRNDSFFSQRLRYFARAVVPFKSTPTFTEGPFFALQNEIFFNVQNKNKVNTHFFDQNRAYGAFGYRFSKKFDTEVGYLNQYTKAATSYTLNHVIQLAFYTRF; encoded by the coding sequence ATGAACAAGAAGGTCATCAGGCTTTTGCTGCTTATTACTATTTTATCGCCTGTAAAGTTATTAGCGCAGGACAACCAATTCACCGGCTGGGGGGCCATATTCCACACCCAAAAGTTTTCAGACAAGTGGGGGATGTCGTTTGATGGACAGTTCCGCTCAGCAGATCAATACGATTACCTGCGAAACATACTGCTACGCCCTGCAGTTAATTATTATTTCAGCAGCAACAAGATAGGGGCGCTGGGTTACGCATACATAACCGCTAACGGCCGCAGCGGCAATGTCAAAACTTTCCGTCCTGAAAGCCGCATATTCGAACAGTTTATCATTAACCAAAAGCTGGGTAAAGGTGCCATGCTGCAGCACCGTTTCCGGTTAGAGCAACGCTTTTTAGGTAATACGTCGGTAAGTGGCGTAGACAGAAACGATAGCTTCTTCTCACAACGCCTGCGATACTTTGCTCGCGCAGTAGTACCTTTCAAAAGCACCCCCACCTTTACCGAGGGGCCGTTCTTTGCTTTGCAGAACGAGATATTCTTCAACGTGCAGAACAAGAACAAAGTGAATACCCATTTCTTTGACCAGAACCGTGCTTACGGTGCGTTTGGGTACCGCTTCAGCAAGAAGTTTGATACCGAAGTTGGTTACCTGAACCAATATACCAAGGCGGCTACAAGCTATACATTAAACCACGTGATACAGCTGGCATTTTACACAAGGTTTTAG
- a CDS encoding ArnT family glycosyltransferase has translation MTNTIIDSNRSDKPVWYFILCWTAFNLLQAGTIELHPDEAYYWLYAQKLDWGYFYHPPMMALFIKIGDTFFHNEFGTRLIAVLTNGLAIYLLWLIVKKYSVSAKWFMLLVSGILVIHVYAFTTTPDNPLFFFAVLFYYAYQKYLEKDSWLTALIIGVIAACLLYSKYHGVLLLGFTVISNPRLFTRRTFYLAIAVGLLCFTPHILWQAHRDFPAVNYQLFERATEKPYKLEVSLVFIAGQLLLGGIISSWYLFYKSAFARITDQFTRTLKFNLIGVFGFFLLNTFYANVQPHYTLIGFIPLLVLALIHLQSTNGFPRWFVVLSIINIILIIILRVSLMLGLPYLKQIQVLQTYYGFKDWAKAVHNKAGNAYMIMDDGFQNPSKYDFYNRTFKGFAYDSRYYGRTMFDIWPMEDSLQHQRAYLLLSDPLPGVSTDTIRSEGDDWYGGWVNDVRTYQKIAIDPHRKMITAHPGQYLQFDLTLTNPYPFDVSFADSGYTHPAFLEACFFKGRMDIIDVQQAPLSFKSIIIKKGASVNYLMTVKAPKQKGKYALFFSIRTEPFRGAKNSPLLTFIVE, from the coding sequence ATGACAAATACCATAATTGATAGTAACCGGTCCGACAAACCTGTATGGTATTTCATCCTGTGCTGGACGGCATTCAACCTACTGCAGGCCGGCACCATAGAGTTACACCCGGATGAAGCTTATTATTGGCTTTATGCGCAAAAGCTGGACTGGGGTTACTTCTATCACCCGCCCATGATGGCGCTCTTCATCAAAATAGGCGACACTTTTTTTCACAACGAATTTGGCACCCGGCTGATTGCCGTATTAACCAACGGACTTGCTATTTACCTGCTGTGGCTTATCGTAAAAAAGTATTCAGTAAGCGCAAAGTGGTTCATGTTGCTGGTATCGGGTATTTTGGTTATACACGTATACGCCTTTACTACAACGCCGGATAATCCGCTGTTCTTTTTCGCGGTGTTATTCTACTATGCTTATCAAAAGTATCTTGAGAAAGATAGCTGGCTGACAGCCCTTATTATTGGTGTTATTGCTGCATGCCTGCTTTACAGTAAGTATCACGGCGTATTGCTACTGGGGTTTACGGTTATTTCAAACCCCAGGTTATTTACCCGCCGTACGTTTTACCTGGCCATTGCAGTGGGCTTGCTTTGCTTTACACCGCATATATTATGGCAGGCTCACCGGGACTTTCCGGCAGTAAACTATCAATTATTTGAGCGTGCTACCGAAAAGCCCTATAAGCTTGAAGTCTCGTTGGTGTTTATAGCAGGCCAGCTTTTACTTGGCGGTATAATCAGCAGCTGGTACCTGTTCTACAAAAGCGCTTTTGCCCGCATTACTGATCAATTTACCCGCACTCTAAAGTTCAATTTAATAGGAGTTTTCGGCTTTTTTCTTTTAAATACCTTTTATGCCAACGTACAGCCGCATTATACCTTAATTGGTTTTATTCCGCTGCTGGTATTAGCACTTATTCACCTGCAAAGCACAAATGGCTTTCCGCGCTGGTTTGTGGTGCTTTCAATCATCAACATTATTCTTATCATCATCTTGCGTGTTTCTTTAATGCTGGGTCTCCCTTATCTTAAACAAATACAGGTACTGCAAACCTACTACGGCTTTAAAGACTGGGCCAAGGCAGTGCATAACAAAGCTGGCAACGCCTATATGATTATGGATGACGGTTTTCAAAATCCGTCTAAATACGATTTCTACAACCGGACATTCAAAGGTTTTGCCTACGACTCGCGTTACTACGGTCGCACAATGTTCGACATTTGGCCGATGGAAGACAGCCTGCAGCACCAGCGGGCTTACTTGCTGCTGAGCGATCCGCTGCCGGGCGTATCTACCGACACTATCAGGAGTGAGGGTGATGATTGGTATGGTGGTTGGGTGAATGATGTGCGTACCTACCAGAAAATAGCTATAGACCCGCACAGGAAAATGATTACCGCGCACCCGGGTCAGTATTTACAATTTGACCTTACGCTAACTAACCCATATCCTTTTGATGTAAGCTTTGCCGACAGCGGCTATACACATCCGGCTTTTCTGGAGGCCTGCTTTTTCAAAGGAAGGATGGACATTATTGACGTGCAGCAAGCGCCGCTAAGCTTCAAAAGCATCATTATAAAAAAAGGAGCAAGCGTAAACTATCTCATGACAGTGAAGGCGCCGAAGCAAAAAGGAAAGTACGCACTGTTCTTTTCTATACGGACTGAACCATTTAGAGGCGCGAAGAATAGTCCCCTATTAACTTTTATTGTAGAATGA